In one window of Cydia fagiglandana chromosome 1, ilCydFagi1.1, whole genome shotgun sequence DNA:
- the LOC134670069 gene encoding uncharacterized protein LOC134670069: MDLSLTELIVVQDVEKLPSEKENVKTAEPSTECRILENLLKESLDSASLLAFKGKSLEGDSAQNLLAAVIAKKILKENNSSAITGGIYYRWAHKIKELFPGERTTSYYIPACTTANGQVLQGRGKLVHQVLNQRRRLQNLGALPKGNGKRTREYSPTCSSVPSPRPLPGIFSCGEDNEENIDDDLQWLENSSDPWCLVEDKWERTLKARTRTLYDAGKESIEGYFEKYPALKKPQGYSLIHKDFNAAHGIYKDNLFINFPLMKIKLQELLKKKKSTDPFLHDLVALTNSSNEENTNIAGFLTIPLLLNTAAVRQKKKRGSSASQSWKPSKVEVREGFIKHVKSSAEISQTIELRITALQKIGLPSQPYVIVVGESFEKIDTFLVVANRSVMYERQSIMHAIDTCYKVTWALNAEYSIDTYPVWYFIQKGIYKMSSEYDKGSTAAESLLTDCNV; this comes from the exons ATGGATTTGTCTCTCACGGAGTTAATAGTTGTACAAGATGTGGAAAAGTTGCCTTCAGAAAAGGAAAATGTCAAGACTGCTGAGCCCAGTACTGAGTGCAGG atTTTGGAAAATCTTTTAAAGGAGTCGCTTGACTCCGCCTCACTCCTGGCATTTAAAGGGAAAAGCCTAGAAGGGGATAGCGCTCAAAATTTGCTGGCGGCCGTGATTGCCAAGAAAATACTGAAAGAAAATAACTCATCAGCCATCACAGGTGGGATCTATTATAGATGGGCTCATAAAATTAAGGAACTATTTCCCGGGGAGAGAACAACTTCGTACTACATCCCTGCTTGCACTACTGCCAATGGGCAGGTACTCCAAGGCAGGGGTAAGCTAGTGCATCAAGTACTAAATCAAAGACGACGCCTTCAAAATTTAGGTGCTCTACCTAAGGGAAATGGAAAACGAACCCGAGAATATAGTCCAACGTGCTCATCTGTTCCATCTCCGAGGCCTTTGCCTGGTATTTTCTCATGTGGTGAGGACAATGAGGAGAATATTGACGACGATTTGCAATGGCTCGAAAATTCTTCTGATCCTTGGTGTTTAGTTGAAGACAAGTGGGAGAGAACTTTAAAAGCAAGAACGCGGACTTTATACGACGCTGGTAAAGAAAGTATTGAAGGTTACTTTGAAAAATATCCAGCACTAAAAAAGCCACAAGGATATTCTTTG ATACACAAAGACTTCAATGCTGCGCATGGAATTTACAAGGACaatttattcattaattttcCATTAATGAAAATAAAGCTTCAAGAACTTCTGAAAAAGAAAAAGTCAACTGATCCATTCCTCCACGACCTGGTCGCACTTACCAATT CGTCCAATGAGGAAAATACGAATATAGCCGGATTTCTCACCATTCCACTGTTGCTGAACACTGCGGCAGTCCGCCAAAAGAAGAAGCGAGGTTCGAGTGCAAGTCAAAGTTGGAAGCCCAGCAAAGTGGAAGTAAGGGAAGGTTTCATAAAGCATGTCAAGTCCAGTGCAGAAATTAGCCAGACAATCGAACTTCGCATAACCGCTCTACAAAAAATAGGATTGCCATCTCAGCCATACGTTATCGTAGTGGGTGAGTCTTTCGAAAAGATCGATACGTTTTTAGTTGTTGCGAACAGATCGGTAATGTATGAAAGACAGTCCATTATGCACGCAATTGATACATGCTACAAAGTAACATGGGCCCTAAATGCGGAGTACTCGATTGACACATACCCTGTATGGTACTTCATACAAAAAGGCATTTATAAAATGTCATCCGAATATGACAAAGGGTCGACTGCTGCAGAGTCCCTCCTCACCGATTGCAATGTATGA